A stretch of DNA from Cryptomeria japonica chromosome 4, Sugi_1.0, whole genome shotgun sequence:
TATCAAATCATTTTGAACCACATACAATGTGGTCAAGCATTGTTGATCCAATAGCATGCTCCCACGACTTCAATTTAGACCTATTTAAGTTTATAAATGAGCATATTTTGACAACTCTATTATCATGCTTGACAAAAACAACTACTATTTTATAATCTTTATCTCCACTAAATATGCAAAATAATCAATAATATGGAGACTCATTGCATCTCTTAACaaactttttttttctttgaatgaataagTGTTAgcattatcatttataaaaatatAATGACACACATATATTGGCATTTGATGATTTGGTCAACCAACAATGTAGTGTAATGTTAGATGCAACCGATACTTGTCTGTAGATGAAAAAAGGTtaaatttatgtatgatgactattctgtgtgttttcattgatggcaactatattTTCTTTTCATCTATAGTATACAGTTCAACAAGTAAATAGAGGCAATTCCATCAGAACTGGTAAAATGACTGATAGAGTGTAACACTGACAACGGGTACATCAAATCTATGAAGGATGAAATATTGCATTTTTGCAGCTGCATTGAAGATTATCAGATGAGTATATGTTCTTGACTGCACAAGCAGATTTGAttagatgaatgagatttgatcaacaaggcaAAAATCAAGAAACACAGTTAACCAGTAGTGATGGAAATCACTTAGatcggtaacacgacacaaaattagatttgttatgtcggtggccgacataactaaagtgtacaatgcaagattgtctagatgcattgaacctagggaattgtaataatgttctagctgaccttatgataattttaattgtgtgatgaggtatgaaaggatatatatatacatgagcttgttaGTGAGATATATGATGAGACAATTTTGTATGTCTGATAGTGCGAAGataagaggagttgagagatgaagtctctatgaaattgtaatattgtgaagtggATTTTATCAGATAGAGAAGGTATTATACTAAGATCATTTTTACTTGTTctcttcctaatagttgcagcaagaaaatcctcttacaaggccATTCCTAATAGGGTGAGGttagatcctaatagttctgataattaaatcttctaaccaggtgacacattagcttgtgtttacAAATCTCAGTTACTTGGGTAGCTCCTCCCAGGCCTTTTTTTAATGCTATTAatcgggcttagacacttctaacagggtgtgcccctaactgggtgttgtagaccttaaccgattagatctctatactgcagcTAGTGGATTTTGTGGGTaataactcccaccatggtttttcacatttgggttttccacatataaactcttgtgtcatgtggtttatgctttatctagtgattgcatacttggtgttatttcttatatgtctattgagttttaagttggtgaaattgatatttagatttgtattgtttttactagcaatacaaatctaaatatcaattggtatcagagccttataagttcatcaattggtatcagagcctaaatttGTTAAGGCTTAAcctcttggaagggatctctaatcctaaggcaaatatggctgaaggaatgagctatagagagatggctagagaacttgctgAAACTAAGGATGAGCTAAAAActctaagaggcaaatacaaggcTTCAcaaccaaaaagtaaagaactgattgagaaattattggagatctctgacaataaCTCTTGAGATGAGGCGAATTTTTgtgttgcacacttagttgacaaaatttttcctaagtgttgccatcgatgccaaagggggagattgctggcatttgatcatttggtcaaccAGTAATGTAATGTAATATTAGATGCAACCGGTACTTGTCTGTAGATGAAAAGAGGTTAAAttgatgtatgatgactattttgtatgttgtcattgatggcaactatattTTCTTTTCATCTAAACTATACAGTTCAACCGATAAAGGTTAACCGGGAAATAGAGCCAGTTCCATCAGAACCAATAAAATGACTGACAAGGTCTCACACCGACAACTGGTAcatgaaatccatgaaggatgaaggaataCGATTTTGCAACTGCATTGAAGATTATTAGGTGAGGATATGTTATTGACCGCACGAGCATATttgatcagatgaatgagatttgatcaacaaggATGAAATCAGGACACACAGTTAATCGGTTTTGATGAAAATTAGTTAGatcggtaacatgacacaaaattggatttgttatgtcggtgggcgacataactaaagcgtacagtgcaagattgtctagatacattgaacctagggcaTTGTAATAAGGTTCTCgccgaccttatgataattttaattatgtgatgaggtatgaaaggatatatatacatgagcttgttaGTGAGATATATGctgagcgaattttgtatttctaatAGTGTGAAGagcagaggagttgagagatgaactTTGTGTGATGGTGTAATATTttgaagcagatcttatcagatGCAGAAGGTATTATACTgggatcatttgtacttgttgtcttcctaacagttgcaggcaagaaaatcctcttaaaagttcactcctaatagggtgcagtcagatcctaacagttttgatcattaaatcctctaaccacgtgacacattagcttgtgtttgcaaatcccagttacTTGGGTAGCTCGTAATAGGGCTTGTCCTTACAGGACTTTTTCTAATGCTCTTAATcgagcttagacacttctaacagggtttGCCCCTAGCCGGgtattgtagaccttaaccggtcagatctctatactcccgttagtggatcttgtgggtgctaactcccatcgtggtttttgccATTTAGGTTTTCCGCGTATAAtttcttgtgtcatgtggtttatgctttatgtggtgattgcatacttggtgttatttcttatatgtctattgagttttaagttggtgaaattgatattcagatttgtattgtttttactagcactgattcacccccctctcagtgccttataagttcatcaacaTATTCACATAAAAAACTGGGTGAATATTAAGTCGCACCCCAATGGTTCGCATGGACTATAACTCATatcaaaaaacacaaaacaaacagtTGTTAAACAACCAAAACAGTAGCAGAAAGAAGAGGTCGAAGGTCACAATCATTCGATTTACCCCATACATCATAATGTACATAAAAAGATCCCACCTCTCATCATCTTTTTAATATCAACTTAGAATTTTAGAGAAAGAGATATAAGAATATGATAGATTTGATTAATAGGATTCTTCTTTTTGAACGTTTACTTAAATTTGAGAACCTAACGGGAGTTGAAAAGCACTTGTGAGATTACGATAGCATTAATATTAATAAATACATTGTACCCACGCACATAATTACATTTCTATCATATTAATTGACCACGTTACTTTCTTGATAGAATTTTGCCATTGGACAATGATATTTAACAAGCAGAGTTAATGAGATTGAGCGATATTATATTCAAATTGAAGACTGGTAAGCAGTCCTAATTCAAGCTTAGGATTTTCAATATACCCAATAACATACCCTGGCCATTCCCTTCAAAGAATTAGAATAGTAACCTTCTTCGTACTTTGCATTAATGAACTTAGAAAATGAGCACGTTAGATAATTATAAAATGGTATAGCTACTACAAAGCCCTAAGATCTTTAGCAGAAGTTCTAAGCTATTTAGAATGGAGGGACACTATATTGCATTGGGCATTAATGTTTTAACTTTATTTCTTCTTAAATTGTGTGCCCTTCAGGCAGAAGGGCAAAAGCAACCAATTGTTTCAGCGTTATACGTGTTTGGAGATTCGACCATAGATCCTGGTAACAATAATTTTCTAGCCACCATTGTCAAAGCTGATTTCCCTCCTTACGGAAGAGATTTCCCAAATGGTCAGCCTACTGGAAGATTCACAAATGGAAGATTAATTACAGACCAACTATGTAATTTTAATCTTATGCCtcattatttcattcattttcattAGTGATATAAACACCAcattttttaatttatccactttTCCTTTTTAGGGTTACTAACTTTTAATCCTTTGGATTGCATAACATCACATAGCTGAACTGGCGGGACTTCCAGATTTGCTGCCTGCATCTTTGGATCCCGAATTTCGAGGACAAAAGTTGCTGACTGGTGCAAGTTTCGGTTCATCTGCTTCAGGATATGCAGACAGTACTTCTATTACTTTGGTTAGCACTTTTTGTTGTTTTAATGTCTTTTTCACTAAAGTTTTCAGTTGTTAAGATTTACAGTAACGAGGGGCCAGAGATTTAGCTCTGATGTTTTGTATTTGCAGAATGTGTTGCCATTGGAGAAACAAGTGGAGAACTTCAGGCTCTATAAAGCACAGCTTGTAAAACAATTTGGGCATGAAACTGCCAACAGGACTGTATCTCAAGCATTATTTGCTATAAGTGGAGGAACTGATGACTTTGCCAATAATTATttcataaatcctctaaccaggaaAAAATATACCATTGAACAGTTCCAAGATCTGCTTCTAAATTCTCTATCTAAATTTATACAGGTAAAAGTATTCTCTTATACAGCTATATTTTCTTTTTATGTTTTCAAAATTCTTGGAGTTATAATAAACTTAGTGCTTTGTGATCAGAATGTTTACAACGAGGGTGCTACTAAAATTGGCATTGTTGGGCTTCCTCCATTTGGTTGTTTGCCTTCGCAAATTAGTCTCCACAACATAGTAGAAAATATTCAATTCCAATAAatttttagaaattaaaaaaatatttctatcatttaattttaaatatttttattttattttatagttaGTGAATTTTCTCAAATTACATAACTTTTACTAAAAAtataatattcataatatttaTTGAAATTAGATTGCTAATTCCAATATCTAGCAAACATAacattttttagaaattttttattcaatattttatttataatgaattttaattaacattatttaaatttatatctaaattaaaaaaaaaaaacatttccctttgcatattttttaaaattgatttcTATAGCTTAAACAAGGATATATACACTAGGTGtagtctaattttttttttaaaggtgacctaatttgatattttttctagTGTCTCAAATAAAGGTCTTTAATTGTGTAatgtaaatatatttattataaaataaatcaaaatacaaTATTAAAGGCAAGTTAATTTTGATGGCTATATACTCAAAATATCACCATACCTATAAGAAACTTTGTTTGATTCTTATGGGCACAATGTGAAATGGCATAATTTGTTCTCTATTGAAATTTGAACATGTAGAAGAAAAGGGTGTCATATATGATTTAATCTATGATGATATGATTGAACCCTATTTAATCTAACCATTTTTATGCATTCAAAATATTACCCATTTACCATAGATATAATTCTGTAAGGGGTTCCAATCTAAGGTAGTTTAATAGAACCCCTTGATGCCAAAAAAAGTTCACATAATCGTGGAATATGTTTGATCTAAGGGTGTGTGATTGAAACTCCCTTAGATCACGTCTTGATAGTTTAAGGGGTGACTTTTTATTATGTTTTTTAATTTAGCATAGAAGTGAAACTAATAAATTGATCTTCcatattataattaaaaatatatctcAAAGAATATATTATAGTTAATATCATGAGTAAGATTTTAAAGATATACGTAAATATTGAAATGAAATGGTGATAAGTTTATGGATATATGTAAACACATATAATAAATTCATAGTGGAAAATATAGTTAGTGCAAATCTTGTATATGTCACATACCATGAATCTAGATATTAGTTATTATTCTAGGTGACAGTGTACTTGATTATATATTTGTTCTTCTTCCTAAGAAAATTAATTAATCTAGTTATCATTTAGCATTTCAATTTGTGCAATTGTGTATTTTCTATTTAGTGAATATTCCTAGTTGTCACTTGATATCAAAGCTCAATCAGATATGAATGCAAGTTCATTTTTTTGTGTGTAAATTTATTACAAGTTGTCTTAATTTTTGAGTGTAGATTAAGGGTTGTATTGAGTAAGGTTGTACTTGTGGATCTCTCATTGTTTCTCATGTGTGCTCATAAAAACATTGGTTAGATGAATGTGTGTTaatcatgatttggttcaatgctAGCATGATAGATTTTTGTTGAAATTTACTTGTTTGCATTTGAAGATATTTTGTCTATTGTAGAACAGCTCATCATTTGGATGTATTTTTGAAAGatataaaaaatcaaaacatagaTAAATTGTTCGATTGATTAAGAGATTACAATAACTTCTTGATCAAATGATGAAAAATTAgataaaacaaaaaactaaaactataaaatttaaacaatttttaatgcttaatcatgaaaaataaaactaaaaaactaaaaacataAAACTATGCGAATAAGAAGAATTATACCTGCTAATAAGGTGAGAAAAATTGAAAACTATGGTGTTTGGAATAAAATTGTTCTTTATATGATATGAGGGTCGGTCGTAggcatttttttgtatttctagtACCTTTTATCTAGGGTTAGTATGTCCATcacataaatcatgtatatcatgaTTATTTGGAATTAACCTCATCCCATAAGGGAATAACAAGAACAATGGAAGAATAGCACATAAGATGAAGATAAAAAAATTTCCACATGGAATAGACCAAAAAGATCGCATTTCTTTGCAACTCTCCTAAGAGACAACACAAAAGTACATTTACAACAAGAGAACATTTACAAAATAACAtatatacaacatatacaataatgaTGATACAAAGAGAGGAATGTTATGGTAGGTTAGTCCCTTTGTATCCTTCTACGAATAGAGAGAtgagggtcatccaaagagagcttAACAAAAATGAATAGATGCCAAGCAATACGATTTGGGAGATCACATTGTATGTAAGCAAACACACAAAAGAAGGAATCTTAGTACAAATGAGTTAGTCTAGCAAATAATCTACCTCCCAATATTACTCAAAACTATTTAGGCATGATAAAGAAAATGCCAAAGGAGCTACGACTAGTATGGTAGATGGAGCTATATTCAATTCCAAGCATGAACCATGATCTAATGATGAATCACAATGTGGACACTAAGAGCTAGAGTTAAAGATTTGAAtaatatcaaagataaatcatcaTTAGCATTGTTAATATCCTCAAatatatcattaaaatcatcatcttAATTGATCATAATAGGAGGTTTGatgggaagaggagaagaagaaggacaaGAACCATTTTGAATTGACAACTTAAACTTTTGAAAAGGTTGGTCAAGATAAGGCTCCTCTCTAGGCATGGGAGATGAAAAGGAAGGCTAAGAAGATAGGATCAAATCAACATCCAAATTCATAGAAGAATAATCACTTTTAGAAATGAGATCATGATCCTTGACACGATGGGTTCATCAGTGTTTCAAACTCACACTCTAATTTTGTTGGTTACAACTTGATAATTTTATAGAAGAAGTTTGAGGATCATTAACATTAATTTGTTTTCTTCCCTTTCTCTAGGAATTAATGGAGGAATGGAAGAAACCACTAAAGGCTGAGAGATAGAAGGTGATGGGCAATTTCATCTATGTCCTTTATAAGATTTTAGAGGTGGAACTATAGCATATATCTAGGAGGAATGTGAGGAGTACAAAGGATTCCTAGTCTAGGATGTGGCTCACTAATCACCTATGGGGTAGGAAGAGCTATTCTTTGTCCATAAATAATGAAGGATTGTTAGGGGTAGTGGTTGAAGTGGATACTAAAGGATTACCTGAAAACAAGCTAGCTATCATATTGGTTTTGAAACTTTGGTAGGAAATGAATAAGAATGCTTGATGAGGTTTAAGTGATTGAGGTTTTTGAGGCAAAAAATAATCAAGGGTAAAGTTTTCATGATTGGCTAAAGGCTGGACAAGATGCTATGAGGTATAGTTTTGAATTTTcctttgtgaggaaatttcaaacacttatgaatggtacAAGGGGATTTTTTCATGGATGTAAGCCAACGATAACCTAACCTCACATAAAATTGGTTTAAGGTAGGGATAATGGTAAGAGGTACATCTAAGCACTTAGAGACAACTTCTATAGGAAAAATGATTGATCCAATTGTATGACTAGTGAAACCTTCATCTACCTTGatcaaaatataatattaaagGCAAGTTAATTTTGATGGCTATATACTCAAAATATCACCATACCTATAAGAAACTTTGCTTGATTCTTATGGGCACAATGTGAAATGGCATAATTTGTTCTCTACTGAAATTTGAACATGTAAAATAAAAGGGTATCATATATGATTTAATCTATGATAATATGATTGAACCCTATTTAATCTAACCCTTTTTATGCATTCAAAATATTACCCATTTACCATAGATATAATTATTCAAGGGGTTCCAATCTAAGGTAGTTTAATAGAACCCCTTGATGCCAATAAAGTTCACATAGTCGTGGAATATATTTGATCTAAGGGTGTGTGACTGAAGCTCCCTTAGATCATGTCTTGATAGTTTAAGGGGTGACTTTTTATTATGTTTTTTAATTTGCATAGAAGTGAAACTAATAAATTGTTCTTCCatcttataataaaaaatatatctcAAAGAATATATTATAGTTAATATCATGAGTAAGATTTTAAAGATATACATAAATATTGAAATGAAATGGTGATAAGTTTGTTGATATATGTGAACACATATAATAAATTCATAGTGGAAAATATAGTTAGTGTAAATCTTTTATATGTCACATACCATGAATCTAGATATTAGTTATTATTCTAGGTGGCAGTGTACTTTATTATATATTTGTTCTTCTTCctaagaaaattaattaatttagttatccTTTAGAATTTCAATTTGTGCAATTGTGTATTTTCTATTCAGCCAATATTCCTAGTTGTCACTTGATATCAAAGCTCAATCAGATATGAATGCAAGTTCATTTTTTTGTGTGTAAATTTATTACAAGTTGTCTTATTTTTTGAGTGTAGATTAAGGGTGGTATTGATTAAGGTTGTGGATCTATCATTTTTGCTCATGTGTGCTCATAAAAACATTGGTTAGATGAATGTGTGTTAACCGTGATTTTCTTCAATGCTAGCATGATAGATTTTTGTTGAAATTTATTTGTTTGCATTTGAAGACATTTTGTCTACTGTAGAACAACTCATCATTTTGATGTATTTTTGAAAGATATAAAAAATCTAAACATAGATAAATTGTTCTATTGATTAAGAGATTACAAGAACTTCTTGATCAAATGATGAAAAATCAGATAAAATAAAAAACGAAaactaaaaaatttaaacaatttttaatgcttagtcatgaaaaataaaaataaaaaactaaaaacataaAACTATGCGATTAAAAGGAATTATACCTGCTAATAAAGTGAGAAAATTTGAAAACTATGGTGTTTTGAATAAAATTGTTTTTTATATGATATGACGGTCGATCGTGGGCATTTTTTTGCATTTCTAGTATCTTTTATCTAGGGTTAGTATGTGCATTacataaatcatgtatatcaagtattATTATTTGGAATTAACCTCATCTTGCAAGGAAGTAACAAGAACAATGGAAGAATAGAACATAAGATGAACACAAATTTTTTTCCACATGGAACAGACCAAAAAGATCTCATTGCTTTGCAACACCCCTAAGTAGACAACACAAAAGTACATTTACAACAAGAGCACATTAACAAAATAACATATATACAACATATGCAATAATGATGATAAAAAGAGAGTAATGTTGTGATAGGTTAGTCCCTTTGTATCCTTCTACGAATACAGAGAtgagggtcatccaaagagagcttAACAAAAATGAATAAATGCCAAGCAATACAATTTGGGAGATCACATTGCATgtaagaaaacacacaaaagaagGAATCTTAGCACAAATGAGCTAGTCTACCAAATAATCCACCTCCCAATATTACTCAAAACTATTTAGGCATGATAGACAAAATTccaaaggagctacaactagtATGGTAGATGGACCTATATCCAGTTCCAAGCATGAACCATGATCTAATGATTAATCACAATGTGGAACACTAAGAGCTAGAGTTAAAGATTTGAATAATATCAAAGATAAATTTTATTAGCATTGTTAATATCCTCAAatatatcattaaaatcatcatctCAATTGATCATAATAGGAGGTTTGAagggaataggagaagaagaaggacaaGAGCCATTTTGAATTGACAACTTAAACTTTTGGAAAGGTTGGTCAAGATAAGGCTCCTCTGTAGGTGTGGGAGATGAAAAGGAAGGCTAAGAAGATAGGATCAAATCAACATCCAATTTCATAGAAGAATaatctatgagattttgccaagaacaagaggcaatggaaagcacaaataagagagaacaaaatagatgatagaaataaactgtattctatcaagatgaaaaatatgatcaactgcatcattaagcattacatacaatgaatataagcttgcttatataagcaaggctatatggatatgtgagcacacaaacatgacatgtggctcaataagaaacaagggtaggtaggaaataggtgtgggtaggtaggagaaataatataatagtccacatgaggtggatcacccactgaatgtggagtgtaacaacaagatcacaccataaaaggtggaaattctcctacacacactaccccaatgtggcacaaacacccaagtatctcatacccaaactattatgaaattcatttcctaagtaaacttaagtatagtgtaataatatccatgatgaataattgttTACACCAACATAATCACTTTTAGAAATGAGATCATGTGCCTTGACATGATGGGTTCATCAGTGTTTGAGACACACTCTAATTTTGTTGGTTACAACTTGATTCTTTTGTAGAAGAAGTTTGAGGATCATTAACATTAATTTGTTTTCTTCCTTCTCTCTAGGAATTAATGGAGGAATGGAAGAAACCACTAAAGGTTGAGAGATAGAAGGTGATGGGCATTTTCCTCTATGTCCTTTATAAGATTTTAGAGGTGGAACTATAGCATATATCTAGGAGGAATGTGAGGAGTACAAAGGATTCCTAGTCTAGGATGTGGCTCACTAATCACCTATGGGATAGGAAGAGCTATTCTTTGTCCATAAATAATGAAGGATTGTTAGGGGTAGTGGTTGAAGTGGATACTAAAGGATTACCTACAAATAGGGTAGCTATCTTATtggttttgaaattttggtagGAAAGGAATAAGAATGCTTGCTGAGGTTTAAGTGATTGAGGTTTATAAGGCAAAAAATAATCAAGGGTAAAGTCTTCATGATTGGCTAAAGGCTGGAAAACATGCTATGAGGTATAGTTTTGAGTTTTcctttgtgaggaaatttcaaacacttatgaatggtacAAGCGGATTTTTCATGGATGTAAGCCAACAATAACATAACTTCACATAAAAAATGGTTTAAGGTAGGGATAATGGTAAAAACACACATCTAATCACTTAGAGCCAATTTCTATAGGAACAATGATTGAGCCAATGGTATGACTAGTGAAAACTTCATCTCCTTGATCAAAATATTAGATTTATTATATGCATCTTGGTATAATTGTTGTATATAGAGATGTTCTTATACAATAATATTCACCATACATACCAGATCAATAATAATTCCACATGAGAGCATgtctttgattttttcatttgccaaaaattcaagtatgatttcatgtttgtgatttatgtttatcatGTTACTACATTGACGCTTGTTGGAATTGACTAAAGAGAATTGTGTCACTAGCTTTAAGTGAAACTCCATGAGAGGATTTCATCCCTAAggtataataatattaatttagtATTTTAATTACCATTTACCTATTATCCTTTTTAGTATAAGCTCTCTTTTACATCAATTATAGCTATTGTGGAGGTAGGAACATGAAAACAAGGTTTGAATTAAGCAATCCCCTACTTAATAATCcctttttgtttcatttttgtgTCCGAGTTCATATCCAACTATGAGAATGTCACAAGAATGTAGAGTATAAAATGAGAGAGTTCCAACTTTTTTAATTTTGGAAAGCAAAAGGCCTGAGACACCCGACACCGATGTCCAACAATTTTTGTTTGGATATTTGAGAGCCATGCTAATAGGAGCTTCTAACTACATTTTTTATGTTTTGTCAGTTTGAACACTCCTTAAATTAGGGGCCTGAACAAACCAATTTTTTAATTTCAACCATAGACTACATATTTAGGTTCCTCTTTGTTCCTTATTTATAGATCTAACctattatgttatttttttattcTATAATTTATTGTTAGTGTTGAATTCATCATTTTGCTATCATCTAACTTAGATATTAAATACACACTTGATAATCTTAATTCTATTGTAACAAGAGAATACAATTCAAGTGCTTATCTCTCCTTTAAAGACTTTAGTTAATCCTATTCATattccaatgtttttgattaaggaacaaacaggttttgagggggcCTAAAACCCCATACAACAAGTGTTAAAGGAACTTAAAACCCTTAGAATTTTTAGGGATCTAGAACCCACCATAGAGCACTACAGTACGATATAACATATACATTCAATAGCCCAGCCATAACCTGACAATACAGATTAAGCTTTAAAGAAATATTGGAAAATGAAGAAGGTCGAAGCCAATCGCAAAGAGTTTAGATGAATATGAACAAAGGGAACAAGGATCCCTCGGCCATAACCATGGGTTTTATTCAGGCTCCCATAACCTTATCCTTGAGAGTGATCACCACTATGAGAAAATTTCTCTCAAGTATCTTCACCTCCATAGGAGATAGAGGAGAGAAGTGAGCAGAAAGGCAATCATTAGCTCCCTTGCAGCAAAATGACAGGGCTTCATCACCCCCCCACCAAAACTTCCAGGAATATCTAGTAGCAtctaactccacctcaataggagaaaggtcaTCTCCAACCACATCCATCTCCACATCAATAGAATATAGGAACCCCTTTATAGGAAAAATTAGAGTAACCCAAAGATGCAGAAAATGAAGCCCAACGAGCAAAACCATGGAACCAAGAAGGAGAGGGACAACATAAACCTCATCACAAAGAGACCCAGGAGTCAAAAGATATAAAAATAGAAAACCAGACCTCATCATTAGGAATATCACATACCAAAGAAATTCTGAACGAACCCATAACAAGAAGACCTCTCCCAAAAGATCAATAAAAATATAGGAGCACAAGGATAGAAGAGAAACATAAAAAGCACCATATTTTTGCCTCAAGGACCAAGAAGA
This window harbors:
- the LOC131875303 gene encoding GDSL esterase/lipase At5g45960-like, with the translated sequence MEGHYIALGINVLTLFLLKLCALQAEGQKQPIVSALYVFGDSTIDPGNNNFLATIVKADFPPYGRDFPNGQPTGRFTNGRLITDQLSELAGLPDLLPASLDPEFRGQKLLTGASFGSSASGYADSTSITLNVLPLEKQVENFRLYKAQLVKQFGHETANRTVSQALFAISGGTDDFANNYFINPLTRKKYTIEQFQDLLLNSLSKFIQNVYNEGATKIGIVGLPPFGCLPSQISLHNIVENIQFQ